From the Penaeus vannamei isolate JL-2024 chromosome 20, ASM4276789v1, whole genome shotgun sequence genome, the window ACAGATGTTATTACCCTGCGGGAGCTGAAAGAGAAGTCTCCAGAGAAATTTAATCTGATCTCTGctctagaagaagaaaaaattccaATTCTGGAAATGTCCACCCTGACACAGGATGGAGTCatggaagtgaagaaagaggtaaataagtatactctATGGCAACAGTTCAGGGCATGAGTTATTCTTTTTGCTTGAAGTAATATGTTGAAAGTAGACTATATCACATAAAACTGTCTTGTTCCATGTGGATTAACCCActtacgacgggtgtcccacatatgagacacctggaaaagtaaacattgccgggcatccCACCGTTGCGACGCCAAATCTGCACGCCAAATTTTAAGCTGCCCGtaaaatattatttttggctTATAAATGTACTGTCATTAGTGGGTTTAATGTTTTCATGAATATTTTTAGCATTAAAGTGTAACAGTATCCATTACTACTAtcaattttttctgttatttttcataGGCTTGTGACCGTCTGTTAGCTCAGCGAGTTGACTTGAAAATGCGCACAAAGAAGGCCGACTCTATATTAAATCGTGTTCATGTTGCAATGCCAGCtctgagggacagaaagagaagagctCCCTATATTCCAGGTATGTTTGTAAAAGTTTGTGTTCAAGCACCctttttaattgttcttttacttctttttttttttttttttttttttcttcttcttctttctttccattccttttcttttcttttctttctttatcattatcatcatattttattattattattatcaatttttttttttattattattgtcaaaattattggtatttttatttttactttttcagttcatattattattttacatcacATTCatacattcttcttttcttttcttttttttcttttcttttcttttctttttttctcttcttttcttttctattcttttcttttattttattttattttattttattttctttatcattatcatcatattttattattattaatattagtttttatattattattgtcaaaagtaatggtatttgtatttttattttttcagttgatattattattttacatcacATTCATTCAGGTCATATATCTTGGTATTTAGTTGTTGCTGTTTGACACACATTCCTCATCAATCTATGTATGCGAGATGGGGACAGTAAAGTTACTAATGCTTTTCACTTGTCATGTATATCCTTTgttatttactttgttttcttcttcttttttatttccatttagaACTTGTGATATTCACCTAAgaatttatttttgttacttgATATTGATCCGTGACCATTGTCCTTAGCAGTGGATTGCAGTACAATTTGCATTTGTTGTTTGTAGTTCTAATCATAATTGATGAATGAAACAGAACAAGTAAAGAAGATCAagataatggaggaggaaggtatgGTTCCTTCCAAGAGGTTGGAGAGGCACTTGGAGGAGGAGCTGATGGACGACTACAGCTTGGACCTCAACAAGAACAAGGACCTGGCAAATGAGGAATGGAAGTACGACAAAATTCCACACTTTTGGAACGGACACAACATTGCAGACTTCATTGACCCTGATATTGAGAAGGTAGAAGCAAGAGGCCTCATGGACATCATTGCCATGAATTCCTCATTAACTCCTCCTGTTATGTATTGATATACTTATATGTGAAGTTGGTTACTGTGGCATCTTTATTGCTTCTTGTGAAGTCTGTTTTTTGATTGATGTTCATCCAATTATAGAATTTtgatagtttattattattaataatgttgctATTTAAATTATTGTTTCTCACTTTCCAGAAATTAGCaaaactagaagaagaagaagatcaacGAGAGAAGGAAGGTTACTATGAATTAGACTATTACGAATCAGATGATGAAATGAAGGAAGTACATAGCCTCGCTCGCAAGATCAGAGAGAAAATTGTCATCAACAGAATTAACCACACTGTTGACAAACCCAGGAAAGGAAATGCAGTGGTACCACGCGCTTCAAGGCCACGCGAGAGGTCTGTGACCAGGTTGAAGGCGACATTCACAGATTTGGGAGTAGATATGACTGAGACCGAGGGCTGCAACTTCACACGCACAAGCAGCCTCTCTAGACCAGCACCCAAGAGGTTCCGCAGTGCTTCAGCAACTCCTCGACCTAGATCTCTCTCAACACCACGTGACGAGATGGGAGTAAAGACACCACAGGTAATATACCATGCCCTTTTTCATTGTGAATGTCATATAAAAATGCATTTTATCTATGAAAATATCTTAGTTCTAAGGACAAAAAGTTCTTTCAAAGAGATTCGTCTCATTACTAGTccatttcattttcaattttacaAGCTAATCTTGTTCCCCATTTACAGGAGGCTGACAAGATTAAGAAACGCATAAGGAAAGCAGTACACAGGAGTAAGAACTCTGTCAGGGGAGAATCTGATCGCCACATCTTCGATTTAAAACCCAAACATCTCTTGGCCGGAAAGGGTAGTCTTGGCTCTTCAAATAAGAGATAAGCTGATAAAGCTTTGTCTGAAAGTAAACTTATGTTTTCTCACTAATCATAAAtacagattttgccctttttttttaggggggggtgtATTTAGTAACTGAAAAATGTCTTGATAAAGTAAATtactttacctttttcttcttctttttcagtaaTCTTTAAATTGTTTGAAAGAAAACAGTGTTTCTTGATGTGGGATACATTATGTTCCAAGATttacatttattgttatataattaGATTACATTAAAAGAAGTAAATCTGTAAGTGTTCTTtactatatatgtttaaaaataaaGGACAGATGGTATGTTGTTTTTACATATCCCATGAAAGGTTCTCAGGAAAGGGCTTACTATTTATGATATATTCTCCTTGAGTTGGATCTTGATTGAAAGAGATTAGATTATAAAGGTCAATTAGTATGAACAATAACTTGTAAATGAATTAAGAACAAACTGCATGAAATTGAGACAAAAGAGAATTAATTTTATGCAGTCTtttgaataaacaaaagaataaaggaaagttgACTAAGAAATAGTGCACAAGGACAAAAAGCTCTGTGAAGCTTGGCTATTTGCTGTACAAAATTTTAACTTAT encodes:
- the Non1 gene encoding nucleolar GTP-binding protein 1, with product MSHYNFKKITTVPPSKDFINIMLSKTQRKTPTVVHKRFKISRIRRFYMRKVKYTQQTIHDKLTAILTEFPKLEDLHPFYADLLNTLYNKDHYKLSLGQLNVARHLVDKVASDYTKLLKYGDSLYRCKQLKRAALGRMVTIMKKQGPPLKYLEDVRQHLSRLPSIDPNTRTLLLCGCPNAGKSSFINLITRADVEVQPYAFTTKSLYVGHTDYEYLRWQVIDTPGVLDRPFDEMNTIELQAITALAHIRAAVIFFLDVSEMCDMEIGQQLKIFESIKPLFVNKPLIVACNKTDVITLRELKEKSPEKFNLISALEEEKIPILEMSTLTQDGVMEVKKEACDRLLAQRVDLKMRTKKADSILNRVHVAMPALRDRKRRAPYIPEQVKKIKIMEEEGMVPSKRLERHLEEELMDDYSLDLNKNKDLANEEWKYDKIPHFWNGHNIADFIDPDIEKKLAKLEEEEDQREKEGYYELDYYESDDEMKEVHSLARKIREKIVINRINHTVDKPRKGNAVVPRASRPRERSVTRLKATFTDLGVDMTETEGCNFTRTSSLSRPAPKRFRSASATPRPRSLSTPRDEMGVKTPQEADKIKKRIRKAVHRSKNSVRGESDRHIFDLKPKHLLAGKGSLGSSNKR